A window of Amaranthus tricolor cultivar Red isolate AtriRed21 chromosome 8, ASM2621246v1, whole genome shotgun sequence genomic DNA:
AATTTGTCGTTTGATCTCCATTCATGTTCTGCTGAAGGTAAACACTAATATACCATTGTTTATAAATACCCATCTCGTTCTATGTGATGTAATTGATCCATAAAATTCATGCACACCAAGTGTTCGATATTTGTCCTATTAGAACTTATTCTTATAATCTTGTTAAGATATCATGTAATGGGAGTTTTTGATTCAATGATTAGGAGAACCTTGTTCAATGTACATTATTTGTTTTCTAGTGTAACGCATCAAGCTCGCAGCTTTTCCCAGAAAACTGTCCCTAATCAAGTGTCGCAGTATTTCTGTCAAGCAAAACTCATAGACTCTATACGTTTAAGTCTTCGATCTGGATCACTTGATTCACTTGACcctttgttagaacatccaaatTTAGATTCATTTGTAGTCACTAATGCAATTCGTTCTGCCCCTTCCCCTGAATCAGCTCTGTCATTTGTTGAAGTTCTTAAAAGGGTGCCTGAATTTTCTCATACCCAACATACCCTTTATGCAATTGCCAAAGTTTTTGCTAAGTCCGGTCGTATTCGACAGCTGAAAAAGCTTGTTGATGCTATAAATGGTGGAGAATTCCCAAAGGTTCGACGTGTTAGTTGTATGGATCAAATGCGGTGGTATGCTATTGCTGGTGATATTGAGTTGGTACTTACTGTGAGGGATGAGCTTCGTGCTCGTCGTAAACGCCCATGTATTGAATATAATAACATTGTCATGGATCTTTATGTAAAAATGGGCAAGGACTTGGAAGCTGTTCAGACATTTCAGAACATAATGCAAGAAGGAACTATTCCAAACTCTAGGACATTTACTATAGTAGTTGAGCACCTTATTAACTCTGGGAAAGTAGAAAATGCAAAAGAGGTTTTCGATATTTTGCCACGAATGAGGTTTAAGCGTACTCTACGGCAGTATTCAGTTCTAATAGAGGCATTTGTGAAGTTTCAGAAGTTTGAGGATGTGAAGAAGCTTCTTAAAGAAATGAAGACGGAAGGATTACTGCCTCCAAGATCTACTTTGTTGTCATTGCAACATATGTATGAGGCAGGTGTTTTGGAAGAGGGTGATGAAGTTTTTAAAGAGATGGTTCCTGATTATAGGATTCAGAACATAGAGTTAAGTGTGGAGCTCAATAACGGTAACGATGAAGAAGACTGCGATGACTGCAGCAGTGAATCTGATGTTAGTAGTGTTCAGTTGAAGCCATGGTTGGACCCGAGTGCTTTAGTACATGCATTACGACACTGGAGAGATGATGACATATCTGCTTTAGAAGAAGCTAAACTTATCTGGACTAGCCGCTTGGTCTGCAAGATGGTTAGACACTTTAAATCGCCTCAAACAGCCTGGCAGTTTTTCTGCTGGGTTACTAAGCAACCTGGATTCATGCATGATATTCACACTTACACAGGGATTATCACCAAAGTAGCAAGCCATGGGAGGGTTGATTTAGTTGATGATTTATTGTTAAAactgaagaatgaaggatttaaGTTGGCAATCAGCACAGTCAGACAAATTATTGATTTCTATGGCCTTTTCAAGGAAGGAGATGCTGCTTTGAAGGTTTTCCATGATGTGAAAGTGCTCTGTAATCAATTATCGGATTTTGATTACGTGCTTTTATATTCCTCTCTCTTACGAACGTTGCTGAAGTGTGGGAGAGATAACGATGCCATTGATACGGTCAAGCAGATGTCTAATGTTGGAATTCACCCTGATGCTCAGACATATTCTGGTTTGATGCATCATTTTGCAGTTCAGGGTGATTTCAGAACCATACAAAATATATTTGAGATGCTTAGAAAGTGTGGTGTACATTCAGATGCTTTTATGTATAAGACCCTTGTTCGTGCCTATTGCAAGTGTGGAAGAGCTACTCTTGCATTGAGACTTTTAGAAGACATTAGGAACGCTGGTTTGCTTCCAGATCGTGAGACAAAGTCGTTGCTTGTCAAAGGTCTATGGAAGGAAGGGAGACTAAGAGAAGCTTCTATTGTTGAAGAGACTTGTAAGGAGGGGGATCACATCCTTCCACTTCCTTCAGCTAGTCAGATGTTCAATGTCAGCTCTGCTGatcttttaattatacacaagtTATATAGTGGCAGTATTCTGAGTACTTTTAATTAGTGCTA
This region includes:
- the LOC130820488 gene encoding pentatricopeptide repeat-containing protein At5g66631, with product MHTKCSIFVLLELILIILLRYHVMGVFDSMIRRTLFNVHYLFSSVTHQARSFSQKTVPNQVSQYFCQAKLIDSIRLSLRSGSLDSLDPLLEHPNLDSFVVTNAIRSAPSPESALSFVEVLKRVPEFSHTQHTLYAIAKVFAKSGRIRQLKKLVDAINGGEFPKVRRVSCMDQMRWYAIAGDIELVLTVRDELRARRKRPCIEYNNIVMDLYVKMGKDLEAVQTFQNIMQEGTIPNSRTFTIVVEHLINSGKVENAKEVFDILPRMRFKRTLRQYSVLIEAFVKFQKFEDVKKLLKEMKTEGLLPPRSTLLSLQHMYEAGVLEEGDEVFKEMVPDYRIQNIELSVELNNGNDEEDCDDCSSESDVSSVQLKPWLDPSALVHALRHWRDDDISALEEAKLIWTSRLVCKMVRHFKSPQTAWQFFCWVTKQPGFMHDIHTYTGIITKVASHGRVDLVDDLLLKLKNEGFKLAISTVRQIIDFYGLFKEGDAALKVFHDVKVLCNQLSDFDYVLLYSSLLRTLLKCGRDNDAIDTVKQMSNVGIHPDAQTYSGLMHHFAVQGDFRTIQNIFEMLRKCGVHSDAFMYKTLVRAYCKCGRATLALRLLEDIRNAGLLPDRETKSLLVKGLWKEGRLREASIVEETCKEGDHILPLPSASQMFNVSSADLLIIHKLYSGSILSTFN